From Flavobacteriales bacterium, a single genomic window includes:
- a CDS encoding DinB family protein, producing MPTLSNYTKAITFGTEYLLKLVDGFDEEDWFYSHEESNNAHWNLGHIVEERTLFLQSIGVDVSPNSWESMFTFGEEPNEEQSSVSAEELIEALRQREKELVKALPYVKANMNLPLADEEWPIWDEFKTAEDYMNFNLFHEGYHIGQIGIVRKMRGKGRLM from the coding sequence ATGCCTACTCTTTCAAACTATACAAAAGCAATAACCTTTGGTACCGAATACCTATTAAAATTAGTTGATGGTTTTGATGAAGAAGACTGGTTTTACAGTCATGAAGAAAGCAACAACGCACATTGGAATCTTGGCCACATTGTAGAAGAACGAACGTTGTTTCTGCAATCTATCGGTGTAGATGTATCCCCAAATAGCTGGGAAAGCATGTTTACGTTTGGTGAAGAACCCAATGAAGAACAAAGTTCTGTTTCGGCAGAAGAACTAATAGAAGCTTTACGTCAACGAGAAAAGGAATTAGTTAAAGCATTACCCTATGTTAAGGCGAATATGAATCTGCCATTGGCAGATGAAGAATGGCCTATTTGGGATGAGTTTAAAACCGCCGAAGATTACATGAATTTCAACCTATTTCATGAAGGTTATCACATTGGGCAGATTGGTATTGTTCGTAAGATGCGAGGAAAAGGAAGGTTGATGTAG
- a CDS encoding MazG-related protein, translated as MKDTKKALHWIVKLLTTNEIPFQILGGFAARAYGARRELADIDIEVPSVSFRKLCDLVKEHITQGPMIYKDDIMECEIVEFSYEGQLIEIVNAGNTVFRNPETNQWEQEIINFEDSELVEVLGISVPLIPKQQLIAYKKKLGREVDLIDIEQLS; from the coding sequence ATGAAGGACACGAAAAAAGCATTGCACTGGATAGTTAAATTGCTTACCACTAATGAAATTCCATTTCAGATATTGGGTGGTTTTGCAGCACGAGCCTATGGGGCGCGACGAGAATTGGCCGACATCGACATAGAAGTTCCTTCTGTAAGTTTCAGGAAATTATGCGATCTGGTAAAGGAGCATATAACTCAAGGACCAATGATATATAAAGACGATATCATGGAATGCGAGATAGTAGAATTCTCTTATGAAGGACAATTGATAGAGATTGTAAATGCTGGCAACACGGTTTTTCGAAACCCAGAAACAAACCAGTGGGAACAAGAGATTATAAATTTTGAAGATTCGGAATTGGTCGAAGTTTTAGGAATTTCGGTTCCTTTAATTCCCAAACAGCAATTAATTGCCTATAAAAAGAAATTAGGAAGAGAGGTAGATTTGATTGATATAGAGCAGTTGAGTTAG